A portion of the Rubeoparvulum massiliense genome contains these proteins:
- a CDS encoding helix-turn-helix transcriptional regulator, whose translation MTQLFSSKVVSPIRLSERQELIIEIVKKQGPITGEQIAEQLNLTRATLRPDLAILTMAGFVEARPRVGYFIGKNSNVRLYAAQLENQLVKDYKAHPIVINESASVYDAIVQLFLEDVGTLFVLNKEGQLAGVISRKDLLRAAIGNKSLEELPVSIIMTRMPNIVTIFPEETLLDAAKKLINNAIDSLPVVRRVGQGENTYEVMGRITKTTITRAYVELLDDESI comes from the coding sequence ATGACACAATTGTTTTCGTCAAAGGTGGTGAGTCCCATCCGTTTAAGTGAACGTCAAGAATTGATTATCGAGATCGTAAAAAAACAAGGCCCCATTACAGGCGAACAGATCGCAGAGCAATTGAATTTAACACGTGCAACATTGCGTCCTGATCTAGCCATTCTGACCATGGCTGGTTTCGTTGAAGCGAGACCTCGCGTGGGGTATTTTATAGGCAAGAATAGTAATGTCCGCCTTTATGCAGCACAATTAGAGAATCAGTTAGTGAAGGACTATAAAGCGCATCCCATCGTCATCAATGAGTCTGCATCGGTCTATGATGCCATTGTACAACTCTTTCTTGAGGACGTGGGTACCTTATTCGTTCTGAATAAAGAGGGGCAGCTGGCAGGTGTGATCTCTCGTAAGGACTTATTACGGGCAGCCATTGGTAACAAGAGTTTAGAGGAACTACCTGTTAGTATTATTATGACGCGTATGCCGAATATTGTTACGATTTTTCCTGAAGAGACACTCCTTGACGCTGCAAAAAAATTGATTAATAACGCTATCGATTCATTACCTGTGGTTCGTCGTGTAGGTCAAGGCGAAAATACATATGAGGTAATGGGTCGGATCACGAAGACCACCATCACACGTGCTTACGTGGAGTTACTGGATGATGAATCCATTTAG
- the recO gene encoding DNA repair protein RecO, translating to MLIKVEGIVIRTVPYGEANVVLTLLTQDRGKLAVMANGAKRGKSKLRAASQLFSQGIFLLFAGKGMPSLNQAEVLHFFHLQENIRQTAYASYLCELVTRLIPDHEPNPALYDLLLTMLQYLEEGKDPDIIGRIFEMKVLNSIGLQPELTSCIHCRSTAPPFLFSIKEGGLLCQQCIAHDPYAIGISEATQKLLRLFQVMDSHRVGAIAVKQETQKQMAQLMSRFIEEHTAVQCKSRAFIEQLDRNGL from the coding sequence TTGTTAATTAAAGTAGAGGGAATTGTGATACGTACAGTTCCTTATGGGGAAGCCAATGTGGTACTCACTCTGTTAACGCAAGATCGAGGGAAGCTTGCAGTAATGGCCAATGGAGCGAAGCGGGGGAAGAGTAAGCTACGAGCGGCCTCCCAGCTATTTTCGCAGGGGATCTTTTTGCTCTTTGCTGGCAAAGGGATGCCCTCGCTGAATCAAGCAGAAGTGCTTCATTTCTTTCATCTTCAGGAAAATATAAGGCAAACCGCCTATGCTTCCTATCTATGTGAATTGGTTACGCGACTTATCCCGGATCATGAACCCAATCCAGCGCTCTATGATCTTTTACTTACCATGCTGCAATATCTTGAAGAAGGTAAGGACCCGGATATCATCGGCCGAATCTTTGAAATGAAAGTGCTAAACTCCATCGGCTTGCAGCCTGAATTGACCAGCTGTATTCACTGTAGGAGCACAGCGCCACCCTTTCTGTTTAGTATTAAAGAGGGTGGCTTACTCTGTCAGCAATGCATTGCTCACGATCCCTATGCCATTGGCATCTCTGAAGCGACACAGAAGCTTTTACGCTTATTTCAAGTGATGGATTCCCATCGTGTTGGCGCCATCGCAGTGAAACAGGAAACACAGAAGCAAATGGCGCAGCTCATGTCACGATTTATCGAAGAACATACCGCTGTACAATGTAAATCTCGTGCTTTTATTGAACAGCTAGACCGCAATGGTCTGTAA
- a CDS encoding YqzL family protein: MISMNELLWRLFTSTGDIQSYLLYKELERISCHQSNAEEKQTVLSLSMQQEVF; this comes from the coding sequence ATGATCAGCATGAATGAACTATTGTGGAGACTCTTTACATCCACTGGAGATATCCAGAGTTATTTGTTATATAAAGAGCTTGAACGTATATCCTGTCATCAATCGAACGCAGAGGAAAAACAGACTGTGCTGAGCCTGTCCATGCAACAGGAAGTATTTTAG
- the era gene encoding GTPase Era, producing MEAGNNYRSGFIALIGRPNVGKSTLMNQMVGSKVAIMSDKPQTTRNRIRAIYTDDAGQAIFIDTPGIHKPRSALGHNMVRVALDTLSEVDLILFVIDVTQELGGGDQFILEQLRNVDTPVFLILNKIDQVHPTQLLPVIDQYRTLYSFAEIVPVSALNGNNVETLLQVIMQYLPEGPQFYPTDQVTDHPERFIIGELIREKTLQLTSDEVPHSIAVVVDQIEPGEREDVVVVHATIYVERPSQKAIVIGKQGKMLQEIGTRARQDIERLLGSKLFLHLWVRVKKDWKNREDILRDFGYFEEE from the coding sequence ATGGAAGCAGGAAATAATTACCGTTCAGGATTTATTGCACTAATTGGTCGTCCCAATGTCGGAAAGTCCACCTTGATGAATCAAATGGTAGGGAGTAAAGTGGCTATCATGTCAGACAAGCCACAAACAACGCGCAATCGGATCCGGGCCATTTATACCGATGATGCAGGACAGGCCATCTTTATTGATACGCCAGGGATCCATAAGCCTCGCTCAGCCCTTGGACATAACATGGTTCGAGTTGCCTTAGATACCCTGTCTGAGGTAGATTTAATCCTCTTTGTCATCGATGTTACACAAGAGTTAGGCGGTGGCGATCAGTTCATTCTTGAACAACTACGGAATGTAGATACACCGGTCTTTCTCATCTTGAATAAGATTGATCAAGTACACCCTACTCAATTATTACCGGTGATTGATCAGTATCGTACGCTCTACTCATTCGCAGAGATTGTTCCTGTTTCAGCCTTGAATGGGAATAATGTAGAGACTCTCCTTCAGGTGATCATGCAGTATCTCCCAGAGGGACCCCAATTCTACCCAACTGACCAGGTTACCGATCATCCAGAACGATTCATCATCGGTGAATTGATTCGTGAAAAAACATTACAATTAACCAGTGATGAGGTTCCTCATTCTATCGCAGTGGTAGTGGACCAAATTGAACCAGGAGAGCGGGAGGATGTGGTGGTGGTGCATGCTACCATCTATGTAGAACGCCCTTCCCAAAAGGCGATTGTTATCGGTAAGCAAGGCAAGATGCTACAGGAGATCGGCACACGTGCTCGCCAAGATATTGAACGCTTACTTGGAAGTAAGCTGTTTCTTCATCTTTGGGTACGCGTAAAGAAGGATTGGAAAAATCGTGAAGATATCTTGCGGGACTTTGGCTATTTTGAAGAGGAGTAG
- a CDS encoding cytidine deaminase has product MKHQYTTEALIEEAKNAREKAYTPYSHFQVGAAIETEDGEIFHGCNIENAAYSLCNCAERTAMFAAYAAGSRKFKRLAVVAATERPVSPCGACRQVMAELCAPEMPVILANLKGDTLETTVAQLLPGAFIQEDLHGSRK; this is encoded by the coding sequence ATGAAGCATCAATATACAACTGAAGCATTGATTGAAGAAGCGAAAAATGCGAGAGAGAAGGCCTATACACCCTACTCCCATTTTCAAGTTGGCGCAGCCATTGAGACGGAGGATGGTGAGATTTTTCATGGCTGTAACATCGAAAACGCTGCATACAGCTTGTGTAATTGTGCAGAACGTACAGCAATGTTTGCAGCTTATGCAGCAGGCAGCCGGAAATTTAAACGCTTAGCAGTGGTGGCTGCTACAGAACGCCCTGTCTCTCCATGTGGTGCATGTCGCCAGGTGATGGCAGAGCTTTGTGCCCCTGAGATGCCCGTTATTTTGGCGAATTTAAAAGGGGATACGCTGGAAACTACGGTAGCCCAGCTTTTACCGGGTGCCTTTATTCAGGAGGATCTTCATGGAAGCAGGAAATAA
- a CDS encoding DUF502 domain-containing protein, whose product MKQLRTYLVMGFLVLLPMIATIYVIQFIFVFVDRVLGSFMTELLFFLIPGVSASDLHFELFGLEYSERIPGLGFIAAILLLIGVGMATRSFLGRQILRLTEVIFTRIPIARSIYSTVQQIVSAFSQERTSFQSVVLVEYPRKGVYTVGFLTGNHDGEIRRRTFSNAISVFLPTTPNPTSGWLVIVPEDDVIFLKMSVEDGLKFIISGGVVAPPNDEEMSKEEKEQAVEAQIEAQMMEWNKNAEAEKIPVSANAKR is encoded by the coding sequence GTGAAACAGCTGCGCACCTATCTCGTGATGGGCTTTCTGGTTTTGTTGCCCATGATTGCAACCATCTACGTGATTCAGTTTATCTTTGTTTTTGTCGATCGTGTTTTGGGCTCTTTTATGACGGAGCTACTTTTTTTCTTGATACCAGGGGTTTCTGCAAGCGACCTTCATTTTGAATTGTTCGGCTTGGAATATAGCGAGCGCATTCCTGGTTTAGGCTTTATCGCAGCCATCCTTCTGCTCATTGGTGTTGGGATGGCAACACGAAGCTTTTTGGGACGCCAAATCCTCCGTTTAACAGAAGTGATTTTTACCAGAATCCCTATCGCTCGGAGCATTTACTCGACGGTCCAACAGATCGTCTCGGCCTTTAGCCAAGAAAGGACGAGCTTTCAAAGTGTGGTATTGGTAGAATATCCACGGAAGGGTGTTTATACCGTTGGATTTTTAACCGGCAATCATGACGGGGAAATCAGACGACGTACCTTTTCTAACGCGATTAGCGTCTTTCTGCCCACGACTCCTAATCCAACCTCTGGTTGGCTCGTGATTGTACCAGAGGATGATGTGATCTTCTTAAAGATGTCTGTAGAGGATGGACTGAAATTTATCATCTCAGGTGGTGTTGTAGCGCCACCCAATGATGAGGAGATGAGTAAGGAAGAGAAGGAGCAGGCAGTTGAAGCACAGATTGAAGCGCAGATGATGGAATGGAATAAAAATGCTGAAGCAGAGAAGATTCCTGTATCCGCAAACGCGAAAAGGTAG
- the ybeY gene encoding rRNA maturation RNase YbeY, with the protein MSLTIYLENEVPDLVSEEENAEIEQLIETVLQRASELEDEAGEVSVTLVDNEMIHQLNLQYRQVDRPTDVLSFALDEEGEGELDIIYEEDELEENGEIPRLLGDIIISIPKAKEQAEEYGHSFHRELAFLAVHGFLHLIGYDHEVEAAAQAMFARQEEILQSCNITR; encoded by the coding sequence ATGAGCTTAACCATCTATCTAGAGAATGAAGTACCCGATCTTGTAAGCGAAGAAGAAAATGCAGAGATTGAACAACTGATCGAAACTGTATTGCAACGAGCCTCTGAGTTGGAGGATGAGGCGGGAGAGGTTTCTGTTACCCTTGTGGATAATGAGATGATTCACCAATTAAATCTACAATATCGTCAAGTGGATCGTCCTACGGATGTTCTTTCCTTTGCCCTTGATGAAGAAGGGGAGGGAGAACTAGATATTATCTACGAAGAGGATGAATTAGAGGAGAATGGAGAGATTCCGCGATTACTTGGGGATATTATTATCTCCATCCCCAAGGCAAAGGAACAAGCTGAGGAGTATGGACACTCATTTCATAGAGAGTTGGCCTTTCTTGCTGTTCATGGCTTCCTGCACTTAATCGGCTATGATCATGAGGTGGAAGCAGCAGCGCAAGCCATGTTTGCTCGTCAGGAGGAGATCTTACAATCCTGCAATATTACAAGATAA
- a CDS encoding HD family phosphohydrolase, with protein sequence MKKVEKTNKERKKKSEKISILAVWKQHPAIRLLLFVALGLVMYLLFFDAVKPVVYHFNVNDTYMGDTEIRAPRTVVDEEKTADAREQAAKRVQPVYTLEDSKLREQLQQLENIFAAVKEINSNDELSRDERVTQIQNAIPFQLSEESYQTLATIPPEILPSIKVPTTDLVMEVMLPGIRQSSDEDMQQALQYINEKLAVNELRSNYRKVVQELAKASVVPNELYDQQKTEELRQQAMDNVEEITVSEGELLLKSGQIITNEIYRNLKLVGLLETETNPFLYIGTFLTALLVLATIYSYLYLIHPRLQLDNKGLTMYVAIVILALLVMAIFQLGLKLNWSHIGFIVPGIFAIILTMLYFDSQLALFTAVILSLFTSVMFNEQLGQILDFRYGFSMMVSSITAIVFLQWLRQKKSKILIVGLMIALANMISIVTISMLEGGPSGWSELWDQLVLGLASGFISSVLAMGIMPFFETIFGILSDVKLIELSNPNHPLLRKLLLETPGTYHHSVMVGNLAEAAAEAIQANGLLARVGSYYHDVGKMKRPRFFIENQMGGENPHDKISPSLSKTIIIAHPYDGVEMLKEYRIPKAIQDIAEQHHGTTLLRYFYHKAKEQSEQPIQESDFRYPGPKAQFKEAAIVGIADSVEAAVRSLSKPTPEKIELIVHKIVKDRLEDGQFDECHLTLKELDIITKTILQTLHGTFHSRIEYPDEKDVTPQLNLPKQGKEKGV encoded by the coding sequence ATGAAGAAAGTAGAAAAAACGAATAAAGAGAGGAAGAAAAAAAGCGAAAAGATCTCGATTTTGGCTGTCTGGAAACAGCATCCTGCTATTCGCTTACTCCTATTTGTCGCCCTTGGACTGGTGATGTATCTCTTGTTTTTCGATGCAGTAAAACCTGTTGTCTATCACTTTAACGTCAATGATACTTACATGGGAGATACGGAGATCCGTGCTCCTAGAACAGTGGTTGACGAAGAAAAGACAGCAGATGCCAGAGAACAAGCAGCCAAGCGTGTTCAGCCTGTTTATACCTTAGAGGATAGTAAATTAAGGGAACAGCTTCAGCAATTGGAGAATATTTTTGCTGCAGTGAAGGAGATTAACTCCAATGATGAGTTAAGTCGGGATGAACGTGTCACACAGATTCAGAATGCCATTCCTTTTCAGCTATCTGAGGAATCCTATCAAACATTAGCTACCATTCCCCCAGAGATCTTACCTTCAATCAAGGTACCAACTACAGATCTAGTTATGGAAGTGATGTTGCCAGGTATTCGTCAATCCTCAGATGAAGATATGCAACAAGCGCTGCAGTATATTAACGAAAAATTAGCTGTTAATGAATTGCGGAGTAATTACCGTAAGGTGGTACAAGAGCTTGCCAAAGCAAGTGTTGTACCCAATGAGCTCTATGATCAACAAAAAACAGAAGAGCTACGGCAGCAGGCCATGGACAATGTTGAAGAGATTACGGTCTCTGAAGGTGAACTTCTGCTTAAAAGTGGTCAGATTATTACCAATGAGATTTATCGCAATCTAAAGCTTGTAGGACTTCTAGAGACAGAAACCAATCCATTTCTCTATATCGGGACATTTCTTACTGCCCTCCTGGTACTAGCGACGATCTATAGCTATCTTTATTTAATCCATCCCCGGCTCCAATTAGATAATAAGGGACTCACCATGTATGTGGCCATTGTTATTTTAGCCTTGCTTGTAATGGCGATATTCCAACTGGGCTTGAAGTTGAACTGGAGCCATATCGGTTTTATTGTTCCTGGGATTTTTGCCATCATCTTAACGATGCTCTATTTTGATAGCCAACTTGCGCTCTTTACAGCGGTGATTTTATCGCTTTTCACCAGCGTGATGTTTAATGAGCAACTTGGTCAGATTCTAGATTTTCGTTATGGCTTTTCGATGATGGTAAGCTCAATTACAGCCATCGTCTTTCTCCAATGGTTACGGCAGAAGAAAAGTAAAATTCTAATCGTTGGTTTAATGATTGCTTTAGCCAATATGATCAGTATTGTAACCATCTCCATGCTGGAGGGGGGACCTTCTGGTTGGTCAGAGCTATGGGATCAATTAGTTTTGGGATTAGCCAGCGGTTTTATCTCTTCCGTTCTTGCAATGGGAATTATGCCATTCTTTGAAACGATCTTTGGCATTCTCTCTGATGTAAAATTAATTGAACTATCCAATCCCAATCATCCATTACTACGGAAACTGCTTTTAGAGACACCAGGAACCTATCACCATAGTGTAATGGTGGGCAATCTGGCGGAGGCTGCCGCTGAGGCAATCCAGGCTAATGGTCTACTTGCCCGAGTGGGCTCGTACTATCATGATGTGGGAAAAATGAAGCGGCCACGCTTCTTCATTGAAAATCAGATGGGTGGAGAGAATCCTCATGATAAAATCTCTCCCTCCTTAAGTAAAACCATTATCATCGCTCATCCTTATGATGGTGTGGAAATGTTAAAGGAGTATCGAATTCCTAAGGCGATACAAGATATTGCTGAACAGCATCATGGTACGACATTGCTACGATACTTTTACCATAAGGCGAAGGAGCAATCGGAACAGCCTATTCAGGAGAGCGATTTTCGCTATCCTGGACCCAAGGCGCAATTTAAAGAGGCGGCCATCGTTGGGATCGCTGACTCTGTAGAAGCAGCAGTGCGCTCTTTATCCAAGCCTACACCTGAAAAGATCGAATTGATTGTGCATAAAATCGTGAAGGATCGTTTAGAGGATGGTCAGTTTGATGAGTGCCATCTTACCTTGAAGGAGTTAGATATCATCACAAAGACCATTCTGCAGACTTTACATGGCACCTTTCATTCACGGATCGAGTATCCCGATGAGAAGGATGTAACACCACAATTGAATCTCCCAAAACAGGGTAAAGAAAAAGGAGTATGA
- a CDS encoding PhoH family protein has product MQEQKNQIKISFDSVEEGQLVTGPQDQYLKLIEASTNAKIVSKGTEVMIEGEEKQCAVLDHLFRVLIQLVRQGSPLHPRDIQYAIRLAQHFEADQLLELFQDVILVTQKGKAIHPKSLGQRHYISIIKKKDIVFGIGPAGTGKTYLAVMMAVRALKENQVKRIVLTRPAVEAGESLGFLPGDMQEKVDPYLRPLYDALFDALGADHVARLMERGVIEVAPLAYMRGRTLEDCFAILDEAQNTTREQMKMFLTRLGFGSKMVITGDITQIDLPRGKASGLVEAIHLLQAIDEIGIIQFSAMDVVRHQLVQQIIDAYEAKPE; this is encoded by the coding sequence TTGCAAGAGCAAAAGAACCAAATCAAAATTAGTTTTGATAGTGTTGAAGAAGGACAGCTGGTTACGGGCCCGCAAGATCAGTATTTAAAATTGATTGAAGCATCTACAAATGCAAAGATTGTTTCAAAAGGTACAGAGGTCATGATTGAAGGGGAAGAGAAACAATGTGCGGTGCTTGATCATCTCTTCCGCGTACTGATTCAACTTGTTCGTCAGGGCTCGCCATTACATCCCCGTGATATTCAATATGCCATTCGGCTTGCGCAACACTTTGAAGCGGATCAGTTACTGGAGTTATTTCAGGATGTGATCCTTGTTACGCAGAAGGGGAAGGCCATTCATCCCAAGTCATTAGGCCAACGTCACTATATCTCCATCATCAAAAAGAAGGATATTGTATTTGGGATCGGCCCAGCAGGTACTGGAAAAACCTATTTGGCGGTCATGATGGCTGTACGTGCGCTGAAGGAGAATCAAGTAAAGCGCATTGTCTTAACGAGGCCTGCAGTGGAAGCAGGTGAAAGCCTAGGCTTCTTACCAGGTGATATGCAAGAGAAGGTTGATCCCTATCTCCGTCCACTATATGATGCACTATTTGATGCACTCGGTGCTGATCATGTTGCACGCTTAATGGAACGTGGTGTCATCGAGGTTGCTCCACTTGCCTATATGCGTGGACGCACACTGGAGGATTGTTTTGCGATTCTAGACGAAGCACAAAATACAACGCGAGAACAAATGAAGATGTTCTTGACACGTTTGGGTTTCGGCTCCAAAATGGTAATAACTGGCGACATTACACAAATCGATTTGCCAAGAGGTAAAGCCTCAGGTTTAGTTGAAGCGATCCATCTACTTCAAGCAATTGATGAAATTGGAATTATTCAATTCAGTGCAATGGATGTAGTTCGACATCAATTAGTACAACAGATTATCGATGCTTATGAAGCCAAACCGGAGTAA
- the yqfD gene encoding sporulation protein YqfD: MWSERIIHWFKGSICVVVDGLYPERELNRLVMEGIPLWQVKRLSQRRLQFWMSRQDFSKLRRLRRRREVKIHIIKKQGVPFRLRALKRRNGIVIGALFFLISMYMLSQLVWKIEVEGNERISTPQVRQVAEELGIKQWEWIRRVNDVKRMELALREALPDVSWVGYTIEGTTVRITIVEKVRPEALPNQPQHLVATKKARVHRIIVTKGRAVINENTWVEPGDILISGYLPQGGIEGEGTGTEQLVMAEGNVMGEVWYEAEVEVPLTQQIQTFTGEKQKVTSLLLGDYQIGFHGQEDVPYDRFEKREESQFLNIFGWRIPLGMKKEVYWETQELQQERSVDEAIDLGKRQAKEQLNRAISGKGEILEEKILQQRVEGGKVTLRFLYVVMENIAKPKPIIP; encoded by the coding sequence GTGTGGAGTGAAAGAATCATTCATTGGTTTAAAGGGAGTATCTGTGTTGTGGTAGATGGGCTCTATCCTGAGCGTGAGCTAAACCGTTTGGTGATGGAAGGAATTCCTTTATGGCAGGTGAAACGTCTTTCACAGCGTCGGCTCCAGTTCTGGATGAGCCGTCAGGATTTTTCAAAGCTCCGTCGTTTGCGGAGACGTAGAGAAGTGAAGATACATATTATAAAGAAGCAAGGCGTGCCGTTTCGCTTGCGTGCATTAAAACGGCGCAATGGCATCGTCATAGGTGCTCTTTTTTTTCTCATCTCCATGTACATGCTCTCTCAGTTGGTATGGAAGATCGAGGTGGAAGGAAATGAACGTATTTCCACCCCGCAGGTACGGCAAGTTGCCGAGGAACTGGGTATTAAACAGTGGGAATGGATCAGGCGAGTCAATGATGTAAAACGAATGGAGCTCGCCTTACGGGAGGCCTTACCCGATGTATCATGGGTTGGATATACCATTGAGGGAACCACAGTGCGTATTACCATTGTGGAAAAGGTGCGTCCAGAAGCATTACCCAACCAACCGCAGCATCTTGTTGCAACGAAGAAGGCTCGCGTCCATCGGATCATCGTGACGAAGGGACGTGCTGTAATCAATGAGAACACCTGGGTAGAGCCAGGTGATATCTTAATCTCCGGTTATTTGCCCCAGGGTGGCATAGAGGGGGAGGGTACTGGGACAGAGCAGTTAGTCATGGCTGAAGGGAATGTGATGGGAGAGGTATGGTATGAAGCTGAGGTTGAAGTACCACTTACTCAGCAGATTCAAACCTTCACAGGAGAGAAACAGAAGGTGACTTCTTTACTATTGGGAGATTATCAGATCGGCTTTCATGGTCAAGAGGATGTGCCATATGATCGCTTTGAAAAAAGAGAAGAATCACAGTTTCTTAACATCTTTGGCTGGCGTATTCCCTTAGGAATGAAGAAGGAAGTCTATTGGGAAACGCAGGAATTACAACAGGAACGCAGTGTTGATGAAGCGATTGATCTCGGCAAGCGACAGGCAAAGGAACAATTGAATCGGGCAATAAGCGGTAAAGGAGAGATTCTCGAGGAGAAAATTTTACAACAACGGGTAGAAGGTGGTAAAGTAACGTTAAGGTTTCTCTATGTTGTAATGGAGAACATTGCAAAACCAAAGCCGATTATTCCATAA
- the yqfC gene encoding sporulation protein YqfC — MGKWSRRLQRFTTDILNIPEDAILNLPRITVIGTYQAYIENHHGVLIFNDDELRLLLKNGQLRIAGKNLSIRTIYKEELFLEGEITAMEFLSI, encoded by the coding sequence ATGGGAAAGTGGAGCCGCCGTCTACAACGGTTCACAACAGATATTCTAAACATACCGGAAGATGCCATTCTGAATCTGCCACGAATCACGGTAATTGGTACATACCAGGCTTATATTGAGAATCATCACGGAGTGCTTATCTTTAACGATGATGAACTCCGTTTATTACTAAAGAATGGACAACTCCGAATTGCTGGAAAGAATCTATCCATTCGCACCATTTATAAAGAGGAACTATTTCTTGAAGGTGAGATTACAGCTATGGAGTTTTTGTCAATTTAG
- the floA gene encoding flotillin-like protein FloA (flotillin-like protein involved in membrane lipid rafts), translating to MPGVIELTTILMVAVIIIVLAIFFTFVPVMLWISALASGVRVGILTLVGMRLRRVVPSRIVNPLIKARKAGIDLTTNQLESHHLAGGNVDRVVDALIAAQRADIPLGFERAAAIDLAGRDVLQAVQMSVNPKVIETPVVSAMAMDGIEVKARARVTVRANIDRLVGGAGEETILARVGEGIVTTVGSSVHHKDVLENPDKISQTVLNKGLDAGTAFEILSIDIADVDVGKNIGAKLQTDQAEADKQIAQAKAEERRAMAVAHEQEMKAKVQEMKAKVVEAEAEVPLALADALRNGKMGVMDYVNYQNILADTNMRQSFGQTPDSSHGDRKK from the coding sequence ATGCCTGGAGTTATTGAGTTAACGACCATATTGATGGTGGCTGTTATTATCATTGTACTTGCCATATTTTTTACCTTTGTTCCTGTGATGCTCTGGATTTCCGCCCTCGCATCTGGGGTACGTGTTGGCATATTGACACTTGTTGGGATGCGCCTGCGTCGGGTCGTTCCTTCAAGAATTGTGAATCCTTTGATTAAGGCACGCAAAGCAGGGATTGACTTAACCACCAATCAACTAGAGAGTCATCATCTTGCAGGTGGTAATGTGGATCGAGTTGTAGATGCCTTGATCGCTGCGCAACGTGCCGATATTCCTCTTGGATTTGAGCGGGCGGCAGCTATTGATCTTGCTGGTCGTGATGTGTTGCAGGCTGTGCAGATGAGTGTCAATCCGAAGGTGATTGAAACTCCCGTTGTTTCTGCTATGGCCATGGATGGAATTGAAGTGAAGGCACGTGCTCGTGTTACTGTTCGTGCTAATATTGATCGTCTTGTGGGTGGAGCAGGTGAAGAGACAATTCTTGCTCGTGTAGGTGAAGGGATTGTCACTACAGTAGGCTCGTCCGTCCATCATAAAGATGTATTGGAGAATCCTGATAAAATTTCGCAAACGGTGTTGAATAAAGGATTGGATGCAGGCACTGCCTTCGAGATCCTCTCCATCGATATTGCAGATGTGGATGTAGGTAAAAATATTGGTGCGAAGCTCCAGACTGATCAAGCAGAGGCAGACAAGCAAATTGCTCAAGCTAAAGCAGAGGAACGACGTGCCATGGCGGTTGCCCATGAACAGGAGATGAAGGCCAAGGTTCAAGAAATGAAGGCCAAGGTGGTAGAAGCGGAAGCAGAGGTACCTCTTGCCTTAGCTGATGCCTTACGGAATGGAAAGATGGGTGTCATGGATTATGTGAACTACCAGAATATTTTAGCTGATACTAATATGCGCCAGTCATTCGGTCAAACGCCAGATTCATCCCATGGTGATCGGAAGAAATAG